In the genome of Aspergillus luchuensis IFO 4308 DNA, chromosome 2, nearly complete sequence, one region contains:
- a CDS encoding phosphatase PAP2 family protein (COG:I;~EggNog:ENOG410PHHB;~InterPro:IPR036938,IPR043216,IPR000326;~PFAM:PF01569;~TransMembrane:6 (i26-47o72-95i107-128o196-218i239-263o275-296i);~go_function: GO:0008195 - phosphatidate phosphatase activity [Evidence IEA];~go_process: GO:0006644 - phospholipid metabolic process [Evidence IEA]) — protein sequence MASTPQADADFDMLSTQPRRTPKSVIASYVLDWAFIIILVITGGILYKITGSEHVFSLDDANISYPLKSDTVSITTVGIVCCVVPAVLIAAICLLTPLPWPRRPWEWHAGWLGLALSLAGAFFLTSGLKDVVGKPRPDLLARCQPDLANLTTYAVGGLGLQRTESPVMVTSAICKNPDATVIKAGFAAFPSGHSSFAWAGLLYLSLWLGAKFAVSVPVRSMSYIAGGGHKKTESSFSRASAVAAPPLYLLVLIAVPVGGALYICASRYMDYMHAGWDILGGSLIGIVFAILGFMWYHAPAGQGYGGWAWGPRQRVGAFGAGFGDGVCTGSGRRNMEGGRDGYQDLELGAMRASRGVMEGA from the exons ATGGCATCGACACCACAAGCTGATGCAGACTTCGACATGCTGTCCACTCAGCCCAGACGAACTCCAAAGAGTGTGATAGCCTCATACGTGCTGGATTGGGCATTCATCAT TATCCTCGTGATCACAGGTGGAATCCTCTACAAAATCACCGGCTCCGAACACGTCTTCTCCCTCGACGACGCAAACATCTCCTACCCCCTCAAATCCGACACCGTCTCCATCACGACTGTTGGCATAGTCTGCTGCGTCGTCCCCGCCGTCCTCATCGCAGCAATCTGCCtcctcacccccctcccctggCCCCGTCGTCCCTGGGAATGGCACGCCGGCTGGCTAGGCCTAGCCCTGAGTCTCGCGGGTGCATTCTTCCTCACCTCCGGTCTGAAAGACGTGGTGGGTAAACCACGACCGGACCTTCTCGCCCGCTGCCAGCCCGATCTAGCCAACCTCACTACCTACGCTGTTGGTGGACTGGGTCTCCAGCGTACAGAGTCACCGGTTATGGTAACATCGGCTATCTGCAAGAACCCCGATGCGACTGTCATCAAAGCTGGGTTTGCTGCTTTTCCATCCGGGCATTCTTCTTTCGCTTGGGCGGGGTTGCTGTATCTGTCTCTGTGGCTGGGCGCTAAGTTCGCGGTGTCTGTTCCTGTCCGCTCTATGTCTTATATTGCTGGAGGTGGCCATAAGAAGACGGAGTCGTCATTCAGCAGGGCGTCAGCGGTGGCTGCTCCGCCGTTGTATCTCCTTGTGCTCATTGCAGTTCCTGTTGGTGGCGCGCTCTATATCTGTGCGTCAAGGTATATGGATTACATGCACGCTGGGTGGGATATACTGGGAGGTAGTTTGATTGGGATTGTGTTTGCTATTTTGGGGTTTATGTGGTATCATGCTCCTGCGGGACAGGGGTATGGCGGATGGGCTTGGGGGCCTAGACAGAGGGTTGGGGCATTCGGGGCGGGTTTTGGAGATGGAGTATGTACTggaagtgggaggaggaatatgGAAGGTGGTAGAGATGGGTATCAGGATTTAGAGCTCGGCGCTATGCGTGCCTCGCGGGGAGTTATGGAAGGTGCTTAG
- the CRN1 gene encoding coronin (BUSCO:EOG092627F1;~COG:Z;~EggNog:ENOG410PHD5;~InterPro:IPR015505,IPR036322,IPR015943,IPR001680, IPR019775,IPR020472,IPR015048,IPR017986;~PFAM:PF16300,PF00400,PF08953;~go_function: GO:0005515 - protein binding [Evidence IEA]) gives MSGRFVRSSKYRHVFGRPTRKEQCYDNLRVSKNAWDTNLVKANPKYLSVNWEAGGGGAFAVIPLEERGKLPERIPLFRGHTAVVLDTDWNPFNDDLIASGSDDGKVFLWRVPENFTLRPDLDPDEIQDVAPVGKLSGHPKKIGHVLFNPAAENILATASGDYTVKIWDIEAGAPKLTLNLGDIVQSQSWSANGSLLVTTSRDKKLRIWDVRQERPAHETQGHSGAKNSRSVWLGEHDRIATTGFSKMSDRQLALWDIRAPREPINGFKTLDSISGVCMPFWDEGTQCLYLAGRGDGNIRYFELENDKFEYLAEYKSADPQRGIAFMPKRGVNTHDNEVARAFKTVNDGYIEPISFIVPRRAETFQDDIYPPTTGLKPAMGPSEWLAGKEAIPPKISMANLYEGEGLKEVTGVQDAPTSTMGASEPEAAPAPKAAEPSPVKKAPEPAPEPTPVAKPAPSMKEQGASMAAMVSKFADDEEAETVEEDSSFEEVQKPVERPARSPEASSPSIKASPWHQKEEEVKTQAASPAKVRNPYPLAKPIPQLTTLQSSPVITPVAAPADISTGAAVAADAVQREIGAIKDLIAEQTKTIASQAQQMQSLTAEIESLKAKLG, from the exons ATGTCTGGTCGATTCGTGCGTTCCTCGAAATACC GACACGTCTTCGGACGGCCGACGAGAAAG GAGCAATGCTATGATAACCTTCGCGTTTCCAAGAACGCCTGGGATACCAACCTCGTCAAG GCCAACCCCAAATACCTCTCCGTGAACTGGGaagctggtggtggaggtgcatTTGCGGTCATTCCTCTGGAGGAGCGCGGGAAGCTGCCCGAGAGGATACCTCTTTTCCGGGGTCACACTGCCGTGGTCCTCGATACCGACTG GAACCCTTTCAACGATGATCTGATTGCATCTGGATCTGATGACGGCAAG GTCTTCCTTTGGCGTGTGCCGGAGAACTTCACCCTGCGCCCTGATCTTGACCCCGATGAGATCCAAGATGTGGCACCTGTTGGCAAGCTTTCCGGTCACCCGAA AAAGATAGGTCACGTTCTTTTCAACCCCGCCGCTGAAAACATCCTGGCAACGGCCTCCGGCGATTACACGGTCAAGATCTGGGATATCGAAGCGGGCGCCCCCAAGCTGACCCTGAACCTGGGCGACATTGTGCAATCACAGTCGTGGAGCGCCAACGGCTCCCTTCTGGTTACGACCTCGCGAGACAAGAAGCTGCGCATCTGGGATGTGCGTCAGGAACGCCCCGCGCATGAGACACAAGGACACTCTGGTGCCAAGAACAGTCGCTCAGTCTGGCTTGGTGAGCACGACAGGATCGCAACCACCGGTTTCTCGAAGATGAGTGACCGCCAATTGGCTCTGTGGGATATCCGCGCTCCCCGGGAGCCCATCAACGGATTCAAGACCCTTGACTCGATCTCCGGTGTATGCATGCCTTTCTGGGACGAGGGCACCCAGTGTCTGTACCTTGCTGGAAGAGG TGACGGTAACATCCGCTACTTCGAACTCGAGAACGACAAGTTCGAATACCTTGCCGAATACAAGTCCGCTGATCCCCAGCGTGGTATCGCTTTCATGCCCAAGCGTGGAGTCAACACTCACGACAACGAAGTCGCTCGTGCCTTCAAGACCGTTAACGACGGCTACATTGAACCTATTTCTTTCATCGTGCCCCGCCGTGCGGAGACTTTCCAGGACGATATCTACCCCCCTACAACTGGTCTGAAGCCTGCTATGGGCCCCTCTGAGTGGCTTGCGGGCAAGGAAGCCATCCCACCTAAGATTTCTATGGCCAACCTTTACGAGGGTGAGGGTCTGAAGGAGGTCACCGGAGTGCAGGACGCCCCCACTTCCACCATGGGCGCCTCTGAACCCGAGGCGGCACCGGCTCCCAAGGCCGCCGAGCCCAGTCCCGTGAAGAAGGCACCCGAACCCGCGCCCGAGCCGACCCCGGTGGCCAAGCCCGCCCCGTCCATGAAGGAGCAGGGTGCCTCAATGGCCGCCATGGTCTCCAAGTttgccgacgatgaggaggccgagaccgtggaggaggattcgAGCTTTGAGGAGGTGCAGAAGCCCGTGGAGCGCCCTGCACGCTCTCCCGAAGCctcatctccttccatcAAGGCCAGCCCTTGGCaccagaaggaagaggaggtcaAGACCCAGGCAGCAAGCCCTGCTAAGGTACGCAATCCCTATCCCCTAGCAAAACCCATTCCCCAACTAACAACCCTGCAGTCTTCCCCCGTCATCACCCCCGTTGCCGCGCCCGCCGACATCTCCACTGGCGCTGCCGTCGCAGCAGATGCCGTCCAGCGCGAGATCGGAGCGATCAAGGACCTGATCGCCGAGCAGACAAAGACGATCGCCTCCCAAGCGCAGCAGATGCAGAGCCTGACTGCAGAGATCGAGTC
- the KAR3 gene encoding putative kinesin family protein (KlpA) (COG:Z;~EggNog:ENOG410PGD5;~InterPro:IPR036961,IPR027417,IPR001752,IPR019821;~PFAM:PF00225,PF16796;~go_function: GO:0003777 - microtubule motor activity [Evidence IEA];~go_function: GO:0005524 - ATP binding [Evidence IEA];~go_function: GO:0008017 - microtubule binding [Evidence IEA];~go_process: GO:0007018 - microtubule-based movement [Evidence IEA]), whose translation MENDHMMQSRSSARSRIPTGLREMNPASTNARSGLLQPGTIAGAVTSKTTSLSQPSRPRSTTQAPEVGRAGAGAASSRVNSTTRVHTRANSHSSSTLTRSATTSARSKGTISGVPPARPHTSMSRSHSVASSRRPNGHGIPRPATSLDTHDEEDSAATVLGKRKGAEWDQESREKTMEDLMNTFVTKMSQAGQESTGMKEALELYKSRVSELEASRKEITDMNLTLRVEMESLKVRLGASEDALKDAQREHEMEIDEIGSRQRRELESARFDAKRELESLASQHQEEIRELKRRFDHEMEDERAARLREISQMTSQTAIDTQKTNMELERKEREIATLHNDMQALRAELERERKSNRDLRQNLDTASSNSVTMESSVRALKARIEFLESGREEQSQAFERLNQQMMDALAETNATKDKLRKEETLRRKLHNQVQELKGNIRVFCRVRPSLPSDPPTGSAQIQYPDETEDSKEIAVLGPEEKSSLGTITRKNSNFSFDRVFGPSTQNAEVFDEISQLVQSALDGYNVCIFCYGQTGSGKTYTMSSLDGMIPRAVHQIYETATGLEEKGWRYTMEGNFVEVYNENLNDLLGNPEELDKKKLDIRHDMQRGKTIITDVTTVRLESPEMVETILKRAASNRSVAATKANERSSRSHSVFILKLIGENDITGERSEGTLNLVDLAGSERLSHSGATGERLKETQNINRSLSCLGDVIAALGQGKEGGHIPYRNSKLTYLLQFSLGGNSKTLMFVMVSPLQAHLAETLTSLKFATKVHNTHIGTAKRQARVRDS comes from the exons ATGGAGAACGACCATATG ATGCAGTCCAGATCGTCCGCCCGTTCACGAATCCCCACTGGTCTAAGAGAGATGAATCCGGCCTCGACAAATGCCCGCTCCGGTCTTTTGCAACCCGGTACCATTGCGGGCGCCGTAACCAGCAAGACTACGAGCCTGTCGC AACCATCTCGTCCCAGAAGTACTACGCAAGCACCCGAGGTTGGcagagccggagccggagcagCATCGTCGCGCGTCAACAGCACCACTAGAGTCCACACTCGCGCTAATTCgcactcatcatccaccttgaCCAGATCAGCCACCACATCCGCGCGATCGAAAGGAACCATTTCCGGGGTCCCCCCCGCTCGACCACACACCAGCATGTCTCGCTCACACTCCGTTGCCAGCTCCCGAAGACCGAACGGCCACGGCATCCCTCGCCCCGCGACATCGTTGGATACgcatgatgaggaagactcCGCCGCTACTGTACTTGGTAAACGAAAGG GTGCCGAGTGGGATCAAGAAAGCCGCGAAAAGACAATGGAGGATCTCATGAACACTTTCGTGACCAAGATGAGCCAAGCTGGACAGGAGAGTACCGGCATGAAGGAAGCCCTCGAGCTGTATAAATCTAGAG TCAGCGAGCTGGAGGCTTCTCGAAAGGAGATCACCGACATGAATCTGACCCTTCGCGTTGAGATGGAATCACTCAAGGTCCGACTAGGAGCATCGGAGGATGCGCTGAAGGATGCGCAGAGAGAGCATGAGATGGAAATCGACGAAATTGGCTCTCGTCAGCGCAGAGAACTGGAGTCCGCGCGGTTCGATGCTAAAAGGGAATTGGAATCATTGGCCTCGCAACATCAAGAGGAGATCCGTGAACTAAAGCGACGATTCGATCATGAAATGGAAGACGAAAGAGCTGCTCGGCTTCGGGAAATCAGTCAGATGACCTCACAGACAGCCATTGACACGCAAAAGACGAATATGGAGCTTGAGAGGAAAGAGCGAGAAATTGCGACGCTTCATAATGACATGCAAGCTCTGCGGGCGGAACTTGAACGTGAGCGCAAGAGCAACCGGGATCTTCGCCAGAACCTGGACACAGCCAGTAGCAATAGTGTGACAATGGAGTCTTCTGTCCGCGCACTCAAGGCAAGAATTGAATTCCTCGAATCTGGACGAGAGGAGCAATCCCAGGCCTTTGAGCGCTTGAACCagcagatgatggatgcGCTGGCCGAGACCAACGCTACGAAAGACAAGCTGCGGAAGGAAGAGACCCTGAGAAGGAAACTTCACAATCAGGTGCAAGAACTAAAAGGCAATATTCGCGTGTTTTGTCGAGTTCGTCCATCGCTGCCTTCCGATCCTCCCACTGGCTCGGCTCAGATTCAGTATCCCGATGAGACAGAGGACAGCAAAGAGATTGCCGTGCTGGgtccagaagagaagagcagcCTCGGTACAATCACAAGAAAGAACAGCAATTTTTCGTTCGATCGTGTTTTTGGACCGTCAACGCAGAATGCCGAGGTTTTCGATGAGATCAGCCAACTTGTCCAAAGCGCCCTGGACGGATACAACGTGTGCATCTTCTGTTACGGTCAGACTGGTAGTGGAAAGACGTACACGATGTCTTCGCTCGACGGTATGATCCCTCGTGCAGTGCACCAGATCTATGAGACAGCTACTGgcctggaagagaagggcTGGCGGTACACTATGGAGGGTAACTTCGTTGAGGTGTACAATGAGAATCTGAATGACCTTCTTGGTAACCCTGAAGAactggacaagaagaagctggataTCCGCCATGACATGCAAAGAGGGAAGACGATCATCACGGATGTCACTACTGTCCGGTTGGAGTCTCCTGAGATGGTCGAGACAATCCTAAAGCGGGCCGCTTCCAACCGCTCTGTTGCAGCTACCAAGGCCAACGAGCGATCCTCCCGGTCTCACTCAGTCTTCATTCTCAAATTGATCGGTGAGAATGACATTACTGGTGAACGCAGCGAAGGAACACTTAACTTGGTTGACTTGGCCGGTAGTGAACGTCTGAGCCACAGTGGTGCGACTGGTGAACGCTTGAAAGAGACGCAAAACATTAACCGCAGCTTGAGCTGTCTGGGAGATGTTATCGCTGCCCTTGGACAGGGCAAAGAGGGCGGACACATTCCCTACAGGAACAGCAAG CTTACGTATCTCCTCCAATTTTCATTGGGAGGTAACTCCAAGACCCTCATGTTTGTCATGGTCAGCCCGCTGCAGGCACATCTGGCGGAAACGTTGACCAGTCTCAAGTTTGCGACCAAGGTACATAACACGCATATTGGGACCGCCAAACGGCAAGCGCGCGTTCGTGATTCTTAA